In Leishmania major strain Friedlin complete genome, chromosome 34, the following proteins share a genomic window:
- a CDS encoding putative ribosomal protein L14 translates to MLRFFRARLAPTTTDAAAKLPAGNPVNKTWFRHNLIIRRKGSYRSRWGNGTEGYGAGVPLSDQVKLHCVDNTNCKHVRLIAKATAERFAHCRVFPAVAHRVSVQRFKGRGGGGEVSRHRVKPGNIYWVCLFTRRQTNTRMSGLQTNFDRNTCIIMNDQRVPLGTRVMYCAGRHVNHKYHLKAVVLANFFV, encoded by the coding sequence ATGCTTCGCTTTTTTCGGGCACGCTTGgcgcccaccaccaccgatgCCGCGGCAAAGCTGCCTGCTGGAAATCCGGTGAACAAGACGTGGTTCCGCCACAATCTCATTATCCGGCGCAAGGGCTCGTACCGCTCTCGCTGGGGAAACGGCACAGAAGGGTACGGGGCCGGCGTTCCTCTTAGTGATCAGGTGAAATTGCACTGTGTAGACAACACCAACTGCAAGCACGTCCGCCTCATAGCCAAGGCCACGGCCGAGCGCTTCGCACACTGCCGCGTCTTTCCTGCCGTGGCCCACCGTGTGTCGGTGCAGCGCTTCAAGGGACGTGGCGGGGGTGGCGAGGTCTCGCGTCATCGCGTCAAACCCGGCAACATATACTGGGTCTGTCTCTTCACGCGTCGCCAAACAAACACCCGCATGAGTGGCCTGCAGACGAACTTCGACCGCAACACGTGTATTATCATGAATGATCAACGCGTACCGTTAGGGACGCGGGTGATGTACTGCGCTGGCCGTCACGTTAACCACAAGTATCACCTGAAGGCCGTCGTGCTCGCAAATTTTTTCGTCTGA